One Manduca sexta isolate Smith_Timp_Sample1 chromosome 28, JHU_Msex_v1.0, whole genome shotgun sequence DNA window includes the following coding sequences:
- the LOC115442083 gene encoding pre-mRNA 3'-end-processing factor FIP1: MANVAVEATPGDENDDSWLYGESTGEQIDEKSEATNDKDPEKIITETTEGEDKEQDEGDGNNDDSHFNDEHFAEVGREDQEQNGDADSQENGDSDSDDSDDVKVTIGEIKSGPQYASLNIKRGVGLVAPGAQEKPRSGTTGGKVTLEDLDGPGSINGVPALEFNIDTIEDKPWNKPGADISDYFNYGFNEATWSAYCERQRRMRVNEAGVGLHAGPTLRPPAPDLRRPPGVIRHEDGMSGAVSNNYQARENTIQVMTAERREYGRSGHARDVPPPADYFGAPPPDYFQPPPHAPYDDNWGHPEQTGWTPTEIKELTPGPMGPPPMGPPVMAPMQPPHMPPHLLPAPPFAPPYRPHHPHHVHDRDRDARMRDRDDRERRDRDRRDDEDRDRDRERDRSRSMKPDRIREKSYRRERSRSRSRRHKSRSRSPRLRERSRDRERSRDRENERTRDRDRSRERERSRDRERSVKPKTKDKDKDEEK; encoded by the exons ATGGCAAATGTAGCTGTAGAAGCTACACCGGGCGACGAAAATGATGACAGCTGGTTGTATGGGGAGTCCACCGGCGAACAAATTGATGAGAAAAGCGAAGCAACCAATGATAAAGACCCCGAGAAGATCATCACTGAGACAACA GAGGGGGAAGATAAAGAGCAGGATGAAGGGGACGGTAACAACGATGATTCCCATTTTAATGATGAACATTTCGCGGAGGTTGGGCGGGAAGACCAAGAACAAAATGGAGATGCGGACAGCCAGGAGAACGGAGACTCAGATTCGGACGACAGCGACGACGTCAAAGTAACCATAGGAGAGATCAAATCAGGACCTCAATACGCTAGTTTAAATATCAAA AGAGGTGTAGGTTTAGTAGCACCGGGAGCCCAGGAAAAGCCTCGCTCTGGTACCACAGGGGGCAAAGTCACATTAGAAGACCTTGATGGCCCAGGAAGCATTAATGGAGTGCCTGCTTTAGAATTTAACATTGATACAATTGAAGATAAACCTTGGAACAAACCTGGTGCTGATATATCTG attattttaattatgggtTCAACGAAGCGACGTGGAGCGCGTATTGCGAGCGTCAAAGGCGCATGCGCGTTAACGAGGCTGGTGTAGGATTGCATGCGGGTCCTACACTGCGTCCGCCTGCGCCGGATTTAAGAAGGCCTCCAG gtGTCATTAGACATGAAGATGGAATGTCTGGAGCAGTCTCAAACAATTACCAGGCCAGAGAGAATACCATACAG GTGATGACGGCGGAGCGGCGCGAGTACGGACGCAGCGGGCACGCGCGGGACGTGCCGCCCCCCGCCGACTACTTcggcgcgccgccgcccgacTACTTCCAgccgccgccgcacgcgcctTACGACGACAACTGGG GTCACCCCGAGCAAACCGGTTGGACTCCAACCGAGATCAAGGAGCTGACGCCTGGCCCGATGGGTCCGCCGCCGATGGGCCCGCCGGTGATGGCGCCGATGCAGCCGCCGCACATGCCGCCGCACCTGCTGCCCGCGCCGCCCTTCGCGCCGCCCTACCGCCCGCACCACCCGCACCACGTGCACGACCGCGACCGCGACGCCCGCATGCGAGACAGAGACGACCGGGAGAGACGCGACCGCGATAGGAGAGATGAC GAAGACcgagatagggacagagaacgCGATCGCTCACGCTCTATGAAGCCTGATAGAATAAGAGAGAA atCGTATAGACGCGAAAGATCACGTTCAAGGTCACGCCGTCACAAATCACGTTCTCGATCGCCAAGACTGCGGGAAAGATCTCGTGACAGAGAACGATCTCGCGATCGTGAAAATGAAAGGACGAGAGACCGTGACCGCTCCCGAGAGAGGGAACGCTCGCGGGACAGAGAGCGCAGTGTCAAACCGAAGACAAAAGACAAGGACAAAGATGaagaaaaataa